The Iamia majanohamensis genome window below encodes:
- a CDS encoding L-aspartate oxidase — protein MTAPPPGDLDLLVLGSGVAGLSAAVRAADHGMRVGVLTKGELPQATTRWAQGGVAAVLRDDPDSTDLHLADTLACGAGLCDTEAVRVLVDEGPDRVLELIALGAAFDRDPDGTLQLAREGGHSQPRVVHAGGAATGAEVERALVVAVQRAATALHEHHFAVDLVVEGGRCRGVTALAPDGTPVVIRAANVLVTTGGAGQLFAVTTNPVEATGDGIAMALRAGVAVADVEFIQFHPTALHHEAMPRPLLSEALRGHGARLRDGRGERFVDELQPRDVVSRAELEVMVAQGIDHVFLDARELEDFGARFPTIDAALRVAGLDPSVDLLPVAPAAHYTCGGMVTDLDGATSLPGLWAAGEASCTGVHGANRLASNSLLEGMVFGPRAVEAIERGQVGAGATGAMRAVLGGDRDGGPVGPGTIGGHLLARPTPPAPGPGPTPSDPEAWARVREGLQRAMSTGAGVVRDAATLAEAGVVADGAAAAVATTGATDGPAVPVAAYEVANLAEVARALVRAATAREESRGAHARRDFPTTSPALRHRFVVA, from the coding sequence GTGACCGCGCCGCCCCCCGGGGACCTCGACCTGCTCGTGCTGGGCAGCGGCGTGGCCGGGCTCTCGGCTGCGGTCCGGGCCGCCGACCACGGGATGCGCGTCGGCGTGCTCACCAAGGGCGAGCTGCCCCAGGCCACCACCCGCTGGGCCCAGGGCGGGGTGGCCGCGGTGCTGCGCGACGACCCCGACTCGACCGACCTCCACCTGGCCGACACCCTCGCCTGCGGGGCGGGGCTGTGCGACACCGAGGCGGTCCGGGTGCTGGTCGACGAGGGCCCCGACCGGGTGCTGGAGCTCATCGCCCTGGGGGCGGCGTTCGACCGCGACCCCGACGGCACCCTGCAGCTGGCCCGCGAGGGCGGCCACAGCCAGCCCCGCGTGGTCCACGCCGGCGGGGCGGCCACCGGCGCCGAGGTCGAGCGGGCCCTCGTGGTCGCCGTCCAGCGGGCGGCCACCGCGCTCCACGAGCACCACTTCGCCGTCGACCTGGTGGTCGAGGGCGGACGGTGCCGGGGCGTCACCGCCCTCGCGCCCGACGGCACGCCGGTGGTCATCCGGGCGGCCAACGTGCTCGTCACCACCGGCGGCGCCGGGCAGCTGTTCGCCGTCACCACCAACCCCGTCGAGGCCACGGGCGACGGCATCGCCATGGCCCTGCGCGCCGGCGTCGCGGTGGCCGACGTCGAGTTCATCCAGTTCCACCCCACCGCCCTCCACCACGAGGCCATGCCCCGGCCCCTCCTGTCCGAGGCCCTCCGCGGCCACGGGGCCCGCCTCCGCGACGGCCGGGGCGAGCGCTTCGTGGACGAGCTCCAGCCTCGCGACGTGGTGAGCCGGGCCGAGCTCGAGGTCATGGTGGCCCAGGGCATCGACCACGTGTTCCTCGACGCCCGCGAGCTGGAGGACTTCGGCGCCCGCTTCCCGACCATCGACGCCGCCCTCCGGGTGGCCGGCCTCGACCCGTCGGTCGACCTCCTGCCCGTGGCCCCGGCCGCCCACTACACCTGCGGCGGCATGGTCACCGACCTCGACGGCGCCACCTCGCTGCCCGGCCTGTGGGCCGCGGGCGAGGCGTCGTGCACGGGCGTGCACGGGGCCAACCGGCTGGCCTCCAACTCGCTGCTGGAGGGCATGGTGTTCGGCCCCCGGGCGGTGGAGGCCATCGAGCGGGGCCAGGTCGGCGCGGGCGCCACCGGCGCCATGCGCGCCGTGCTCGGCGGCGACCGCGACGGCGGTCCCGTCGGCCCCGGCACCATCGGGGGGCACCTCCTCGCCCGGCCCACGCCACCGGCCCCCGGTCCGGGACCGACCCCGTCGGACCCGGAGGCCTGGGCCCGGGTGCGGGAGGGGCTCCAGCGGGCCATGAGCACCGGTGCCGGGGTGGTGCGCGACGCGGCCACGCTGGCCGAGGCCGGCGTGGTGGCCGACGGTGCCGCCGCCGCGGTGGCGACGACGGGCGCGACCGACGGCCCGGCGGTGCCGGTGGCGGCCTACGAGGTGGCCAACCTGGCCGAGGTGGCCCGGGCCCTCGTCCGCGCCGCCACCGCCCGGGAGGAGAGCCGGGGCGCCCACGCCCGCCGGGACTTCCCCACCACCTCGCCCGCCCTCCGCCACCGCTTCGTCGTCGCCTAG
- a CDS encoding ABC transporter ATP-binding protein encodes MTVVDHPAPDDRAEPVAPDVPAVDDDTVLRRGMALLWRSVREHPVPFAVSVVGATVFAVMTVASTVVLGRVTDELVVPGLADDRGPGTFGDVEAGTVLLVTGAVVVVALARAMGVIARRFFCAVTTFRMGATWRGRLAERYLAAPLRFHTRRPAGELMAHADDDAVKAIEFINPAPFSMSAFVIGAVAFARLVAVDWVIALVAITVFPALLVMNRAYTARVEAPAARGQARYGDMAAVAHESFDGALVVKVLGLGDHEEARFARATDALRQERVRVGELRAWFEPGLNALPNLGSVIVLGLGAWRLSTGDLTEGGIVEALALFAVLATPMRVMGYLLQSMPPSVVAADRLDGVLEVDDDERHPARGTATLPAGPLGVEARDLSFAHDPEAPVLEDVSLSIRPGEVVALTGATAGGKTSLCLCLAGLLEPTGGAVALGGVDVRDLAPDQLPSSVGFVFQETFLFADTVEANVRAGLGRDEVGDDEVARALALARADGFVTALPEGLGSVLGERGVTLSGGQRQRLALARALVRRPRLLVLDDATSAIDPVVEAEILGGLGRALDTTTVVVAHRVSTIRLADRVVFLDGGRVAAVGPHDQLLATVPAYAALVEVYEGEGM; translated from the coding sequence ATGACCGTCGTCGACCACCCCGCCCCCGACGATCGGGCCGAGCCCGTCGCCCCCGACGTCCCCGCGGTCGACGACGACACCGTCCTGCGCCGGGGGATGGCCCTGCTGTGGCGCTCGGTGCGGGAGCACCCGGTGCCCTTCGCGGTCTCGGTCGTGGGGGCGACGGTCTTCGCGGTGATGACGGTGGCCTCCACCGTGGTGCTGGGGCGGGTCACCGACGAGCTGGTGGTCCCCGGGCTGGCCGACGACCGGGGGCCGGGGACCTTCGGCGACGTGGAGGCGGGCACGGTCCTGCTGGTGACAGGAGCGGTCGTGGTGGTGGCCCTGGCCCGCGCCATGGGCGTGATCGCCCGCCGCTTCTTCTGCGCGGTGACGACGTTCCGCATGGGGGCGACCTGGCGGGGCCGCCTGGCCGAGCGCTACCTCGCCGCCCCGCTGCGGTTCCACACCCGCCGCCCGGCGGGCGAGCTCATGGCCCACGCCGACGACGACGCGGTGAAGGCCATCGAGTTCATCAACCCGGCGCCGTTCTCCATGAGCGCCTTCGTGATCGGGGCGGTGGCCTTCGCCCGCCTGGTGGCCGTCGACTGGGTGATCGCCCTCGTCGCCATCACGGTGTTCCCGGCCCTGCTGGTGATGAACCGGGCCTACACGGCGCGGGTCGAGGCCCCTGCGGCCCGGGGCCAGGCCCGCTACGGCGACATGGCCGCGGTGGCCCACGAGAGCTTCGACGGCGCCCTGGTCGTGAAGGTGCTGGGCCTGGGCGACCACGAGGAGGCCCGCTTCGCCCGGGCCACCGACGCCCTGCGCCAGGAGCGGGTCCGGGTCGGCGAGCTGCGGGCCTGGTTCGAGCCGGGGCTGAACGCCCTGCCCAACCTGGGCTCGGTGATCGTCCTCGGCCTCGGCGCGTGGCGACTGTCGACGGGCGACCTCACCGAGGGCGGCATCGTCGAGGCCCTGGCCCTGTTCGCGGTGCTGGCCACCCCCATGCGGGTGATGGGCTACCTCCTGCAGTCGATGCCCCCGTCGGTGGTGGCCGCCGACCGCCTCGACGGGGTGCTCGAGGTCGACGACGACGAGCGCCACCCGGCCCGGGGCACGGCCACCCTGCCGGCCGGTCCGCTCGGTGTGGAGGCCCGGGACCTGTCCTTCGCCCACGACCCCGAGGCGCCCGTGCTCGAGGACGTGTCCCTGTCGATCCGCCCGGGCGAGGTGGTGGCCCTCACCGGCGCCACGGCCGGCGGCAAGACCTCCCTCTGCCTCTGCCTGGCCGGGCTGCTCGAGCCCACCGGCGGCGCGGTCGCGCTCGGGGGCGTCGACGTGCGCGACCTGGCCCCCGACCAGCTCCCCTCGTCGGTGGGCTTCGTGTTCCAGGAGACGTTCCTCTTCGCCGACACCGTCGAGGCCAACGTCCGGGCCGGCCTGGGCCGCGACGAGGTCGGCGACGACGAGGTGGCCCGGGCCCTGGCCCTGGCCCGGGCCGACGGCTTCGTCACCGCCCTCCCCGAGGGGCTGGGCTCGGTGCTCGGTGAGCGGGGCGTGACCCTCTCGGGCGGGCAGCGCCAGCGCCTGGCCCTGGCCCGGGCCCTCGTGCGCCGGCCCCGCCTGCTCGTCCTCGACGACGCGACCAGCGCCATCGACCCGGTGGTGGAGGCGGAGATCCTCGGTGGCCTGGGCCGGGCCCTCGACACCACCACCGTCGTGGTCGCCCACCGGGTGTCCACCATCCGCCTCGCCGACCGGGTCGTGTTCCTCGACGGCGGCCGGGTGGCCGCGGTCGGCCCCCACGACCAGCTGCTGGCCACCGTGCCGGCCTACGCCGCCCTGGTCGAGGTGTACGAGGGGGAGGGCATGTGA
- a CDS encoding nitroreductase/quinone reductase family protein — translation MPSDLAMKAMNAVHRGILAVSFGKVGWKAGSMPVLELTTTGRRSGQPRKVMLTSPVQEGDALVVVASRGGDDAHPAWFVNLRADPDVRVALGGEAPRPYRAEVADAEERARLWPLITADHRNYAGYQRKTDREIPVVVLRPTA, via the coding sequence ATGCCGAGCGACCTCGCCATGAAGGCCATGAACGCCGTGCACCGGGGGATCCTGGCCGTGTCGTTCGGGAAGGTGGGCTGGAAGGCGGGGTCGATGCCGGTCCTCGAGCTGACCACCACCGGCCGGCGCAGCGGCCAGCCCCGCAAGGTGATGCTCACCTCGCCGGTCCAGGAGGGCGACGCCCTGGTGGTCGTGGCGTCGCGGGGCGGCGACGACGCCCACCCGGCGTGGTTCGTCAACCTGCGCGCCGACCCCGACGTGCGGGTGGCCCTCGGGGGCGAGGCCCCCCGTCCGTACCGGGCCGAGGTGGCCGACGCCGAGGAGCGGGCCCGGCTGTGGCCCCTCATCACCGCCGACCACCGGAACTACGCGGGCTACCAGCGCAAGACCGACCGGGAGATCCCGGTGGTGGTCCTGCGCCCGACCGCCTGA
- a CDS encoding ABC transporter ATP-binding protein, with product MSSPLPVETGPDEVHEDETPDPIDVAASQEGGAVSAFRRVVRSMPEMRVGAGLSIGLALATSAGRVVVPILVQQVLDRGILGPDGYRPGFVAAATVVGVVVVLASWVVGRVALARLTRAAEAGLAGLRVRAFAHVHRLAAADHTESRRGVLVSRVTSDVETLARFWQWGAVVWITSLSTIVGILVVMLFYSWRLALLTVLVFVPLTVALRILQHRQLRIWDEVRTRVGDTLGEFSETIGGAPMIRAYGLEERSRARLHRSVDRQYRSEVRAARLFALMFPLGDVIGALAIACVAAVGVWQGPSWGLDAGEMVAVVFLVTLLVQPVAELGEVLDQTQQAAAGSRKVLATLDIPVAVVEPTDGEVLPEGPLAVAVRDVEFAYRTGPTVLSGISVDIPAGTSVAVVGETGSGKTTFASLLARLADPVAGRIEVAGVDLRDVAPRSRLVRVRMVPQDGFLFATTVRENIRLGHPAATDADIEGAVDTLGLRWWVDRLPRGLDTDAGERGGSLSVGERQLVALVRAQVSDPGLLVLDEATSAVDPETEMALAVALTRLAAGRTTVTVAHRLSTAERADLVLVFDRGHLVETGTHDELVAAGGTYAALHRSWVGGTRTA from the coding sequence GTGAGCTCGCCCCTGCCGGTCGAGACCGGACCCGACGAGGTCCACGAGGACGAGACCCCCGACCCCATCGACGTGGCCGCGTCGCAGGAGGGCGGGGCCGTGTCCGCCTTCCGGCGGGTCGTCCGCTCCATGCCCGAGATGCGCGTGGGGGCGGGCCTCTCGATCGGCCTGGCCCTCGCCACCTCGGCCGGGCGGGTGGTCGTGCCCATCCTCGTGCAGCAGGTCCTCGACCGGGGGATCCTCGGCCCCGACGGCTACCGGCCCGGCTTCGTCGCCGCCGCGACCGTCGTCGGCGTGGTGGTGGTGCTCGCCTCGTGGGTCGTGGGCCGGGTCGCCCTGGCCCGCCTCACCCGGGCCGCCGAGGCCGGGTTGGCCGGCCTCCGGGTGCGGGCCTTCGCCCACGTCCACCGCCTGGCCGCCGCCGACCACACCGAGTCGCGCCGGGGCGTGCTCGTGTCCCGGGTGACGAGCGACGTGGAGACCCTCGCCCGCTTCTGGCAGTGGGGGGCCGTGGTGTGGATCACGTCGCTGTCGACGATCGTCGGGATCCTCGTCGTGATGCTGTTCTACAGCTGGCGCCTGGCCCTGCTCACGGTCCTGGTCTTCGTGCCCCTCACCGTCGCCCTGCGCATCCTCCAGCACCGCCAGCTGCGCATCTGGGACGAGGTCCGCACCCGGGTGGGCGACACCCTCGGCGAGTTCTCCGAGACCATCGGCGGCGCCCCGATGATCCGGGCCTACGGGCTGGAGGAGCGCAGCCGGGCCCGGCTGCACCGCTCGGTCGACCGCCAGTACCGCTCCGAGGTCCGCGCCGCCCGGCTCTTCGCCCTCATGTTCCCGCTGGGCGACGTCATCGGGGCCCTGGCCATCGCCTGCGTCGCCGCCGTGGGCGTGTGGCAGGGGCCGTCCTGGGGCCTCGACGCGGGCGAGATGGTGGCCGTCGTGTTCCTGGTGACCCTCCTCGTGCAGCCGGTGGCCGAGCTGGGCGAGGTGCTCGACCAGACCCAGCAGGCCGCCGCCGGCTCCCGCAAGGTGCTGGCCACCCTCGACATCCCGGTCGCGGTGGTCGAGCCGACCGACGGCGAGGTGCTGCCCGAGGGCCCCCTCGCGGTGGCGGTGCGCGACGTCGAGTTCGCCTACCGGACCGGGCCCACGGTGCTGTCGGGCATCTCCGTCGACATCCCTGCGGGCACCTCGGTGGCCGTGGTCGGCGAGACGGGGTCGGGCAAGACCACCTTCGCCAGCCTGCTCGCCCGCCTGGCCGACCCCGTCGCCGGACGCATCGAGGTGGCCGGGGTCGACCTCCGGGACGTGGCCCCCCGGAGCCGGCTGGTGCGGGTGCGCATGGTGCCCCAGGACGGGTTCCTGTTCGCCACCACCGTCCGGGAGAACATCCGCCTCGGCCACCCGGCCGCCACCGACGCCGACATCGAGGGCGCGGTCGACACCCTCGGCCTGCGCTGGTGGGTCGACCGCCTGCCCCGGGGCCTCGACACCGACGCGGGGGAGCGGGGCGGGTCGCTGTCGGTCGGCGAGCGCCAGCTGGTCGCCCTGGTCCGGGCCCAGGTGTCGGACCCCGGGCTGCTCGTCCTCGACGAGGCCACCTCGGCGGTCGACCCCGAGACCGAGATGGCCCTGGCCGTGGCCCTCACCCGCCTGGCCGCAGGGCGCACGACGGTGACCGTCGCCCACCGGCTCTCCACCGCCGAGCGGGCCGACCTGGTCCTGGTCTTCGACCGGGGCCACCTGGTCGAGACCGGCACCCACGACGAGCTGGTCGCCGCGGGCGGCACCTACGCCGCCCTCCACCGCTCCTGGGTCGGCGGCACCCGCACCGCCTGA
- the rho gene encoding transcription termination factor Rho — protein MSGFERSLLEGKERDELSQIAESLGKKPPARAKKATIIDLILELAGVSGADGDEAGGGSDGPTDADATGEAAASGDDGRAPDDKGGDDRSQGDQGGGGRSGGDQGRGGDRSGGGQPKGDRSGGDQAKGHRSGGDQGRDDRDGADDGGRGQGEGSDQGDGGRDQDPNQKQGGDRNQGDEDGNRRRRRRGRGRGDQQQDGFEGDPIDVEGLLDLRDDGYGFLRLHGYLPSSDDVYVSVKQVRQLGLRKGDRVKGKSRPASRNEKNPALLQIDAVNGGPPDASRDRRRFADLTPLFPDERLKLETEGASATMTTRIIDLLAPVGKGQRGLIVSPPKAGKTTIMKQIARAIELNDPEVDLIVLLVDERPEEVTDMKRWLINGEVAASTFDRPSEEHIAVSELVIERAKRMVEDGKDVVIILDGITRLARAHNLATPPSGRIMSGGIDAAALYPPKRFFGAARNAEEGGSLTILATALVETGSKMDEHIFEEFKGTGNMELRLSRHLAERRIFPAIDVDASSTRHEELLFERKQVAQVTKLRRVLGALKDGEGASEAASLELLLDRMKTFKTNDEFLAEVGKASSGA, from the coding sequence ATGAGTGGCTTCGAACGGTCCCTCCTCGAGGGCAAGGAGCGCGACGAGCTCAGCCAGATCGCCGAGTCGCTCGGCAAGAAGCCGCCGGCACGGGCCAAGAAGGCCACGATCATCGACCTGATCCTCGAGCTGGCCGGCGTGTCCGGCGCCGACGGCGACGAGGCCGGCGGCGGGTCCGACGGCCCGACGGACGCCGACGCCACCGGCGAGGCTGCGGCCTCCGGCGACGACGGACGTGCCCCCGACGACAAGGGTGGCGACGACCGGTCCCAGGGCGACCAGGGCGGCGGCGGCCGGTCCGGGGGCGACCAGGGCCGTGGTGGCGACCGCTCCGGGGGCGGTCAGCCCAAGGGCGACCGGTCCGGGGGCGACCAGGCCAAGGGGCACCGGTCCGGGGGTGACCAGGGCCGCGACGACCGCGACGGCGCCGACGACGGCGGCCGGGGCCAGGGCGAGGGGTCCGACCAGGGCGACGGGGGGCGCGACCAGGACCCGAACCAGAAGCAGGGCGGCGACCGGAACCAGGGCGACGAGGACGGCAACCGCCGCCGCCGCCGTCGGGGCCGGGGCCGGGGCGACCAGCAGCAGGACGGCTTCGAGGGCGACCCCATCGACGTCGAGGGCCTGCTCGACCTGCGCGACGACGGCTACGGCTTCCTGCGCCTCCACGGCTACCTGCCCTCGAGCGACGACGTCTACGTGTCGGTCAAGCAGGTGCGCCAGCTCGGCCTGCGCAAGGGCGACCGGGTCAAGGGCAAGAGCCGACCCGCCTCGCGCAACGAGAAGAACCCGGCCCTGCTCCAGATCGACGCCGTCAACGGGGGCCCGCCCGATGCGTCGCGCGACCGCCGTCGGTTCGCCGACCTCACCCCGCTGTTCCCCGACGAGCGGCTGAAGCTGGAGACCGAGGGCGCCTCGGCCACCATGACCACCCGGATCATCGACCTCCTGGCCCCGGTGGGGAAGGGCCAGCGCGGCCTCATCGTGTCGCCCCCGAAGGCGGGCAAGACCACGATCATGAAGCAGATCGCCCGGGCCATCGAGCTGAACGACCCCGAGGTCGACCTCATCGTCCTCCTCGTCGACGAGCGCCCCGAGGAGGTCACCGACATGAAGCGGTGGCTCATCAACGGCGAGGTGGCGGCGTCGACCTTCGACCGCCCCAGCGAGGAGCACATCGCCGTCTCCGAGCTGGTCATCGAGCGGGCCAAGCGCATGGTGGAGGACGGCAAGGACGTCGTGATCATCCTCGACGGCATCACCCGCCTGGCCCGGGCCCACAACCTGGCCACCCCGCCCAGCGGGCGGATCATGTCCGGCGGCATCGACGCCGCCGCCCTCTACCCGCCCAAGCGGTTCTTCGGGGCCGCCCGCAACGCCGAGGAGGGCGGCTCGCTCACCATCCTGGCCACCGCCCTGGTGGAGACGGGCTCGAAGATGGACGAGCACATCTTCGAGGAGTTCAAGGGCACCGGGAACATGGAGCTGCGCCTCAGCCGCCACCTGGCCGAGCGCCGCATCTTCCCCGCCATCGACGTCGACGCCAGCTCGACCCGCCACGAGGAGCTGCTCTTCGAGCGCAAGCAGGTGGCGCAGGTCACCAAGCTGCGCCGGGTCCTCGGCGCCCTCAAGGACGGCGAGGGGGCCAGCGAGGCGGCATCGCTCGAGCTGCTGCTCGACCGCATGAAGACGTTCAAGACCAACGACGAGTTCCTGGCCGAGGTGGGCAAGGCCAGCAGCGGGGCCTGA
- the panD gene encoding aspartate 1-decarboxylase, whose translation MRRRMMKSKIHRATVTDADLHYVGSVTVDRDLMDAADLVEFEQVAVVDIDNGARLETYVIEGERGSRSVCLNGAAARLVSPGDKVIIISYGDYEDAELEGYEPRIVHVDTDNGLVDEETARVLAGLDHPAPRRYVEVPAPVV comes from the coding sequence ATGCGCCGACGCATGATGAAGTCAAAGATCCACCGGGCCACGGTGACCGACGCCGACCTCCACTACGTCGGGTCCGTCACCGTCGACCGCGACCTCATGGACGCGGCCGACCTGGTCGAGTTCGAGCAGGTCGCGGTGGTCGACATCGACAACGGCGCCCGCCTCGAGACCTACGTCATCGAGGGCGAGCGGGGCTCGCGGTCGGTCTGCCTCAACGGCGCCGCCGCCCGCCTGGTCTCCCCGGGCGACAAGGTGATCATCATCAGCTACGGCGACTACGAGGACGCCGAGCTCGAGGGCTACGAGCCCCGCATCGTCCACGTCGACACCGACAACGGCCTCGTCGACGAGGAGACGGCCCGGGTCCTCGCCGGCCTCGACCACCCGGCGCCCCGCCGCTACGTCGAGGTCCCGGCCCCCGTCGTCTGA
- the rpmE gene encoding 50S ribosomal protein L31: MKTDIHPEYTETTVTCSCGSTFTTRSTADALTSELCNECHPFYTGKQKLVDTGGRIDRFERRYGARKGKSGTAEK; the protein is encoded by the coding sequence ATGAAGACCGACATCCACCCCGAGTACACCGAGACCACGGTCACCTGCTCGTGCGGGAGCACCTTCACCACCCGCTCGACCGCGGATGCGCTGACCAGCGAGCTCTGCAACGAGTGCCACCCCTTCTACACCGGCAAGCAGAAGCTGGTGGACACCGGTGGCCGCATCGACCGCTTCGAGCGTCGCTACGGCGCCCGCAAGGGCAAGAGCGGCACCGCCGAGAAGTAG
- a CDS encoding cofactor-independent phosphoglycerate mutase, whose translation MKHVVCVPDGCADEPVEALGGRTPLEAASTPVLDALAARGRVGRAAVIPEGMPPGSDVGNMSILGYDPGVHHTGRAPIEAAALGLRLRTDQVAYRCNLVTLADDGSPDGAMADFAGGHPSTEAAAEVIRALDAELGGDGIAFHPGVQYRHIVVAPDELAAADCVPPHDLSDKPAVWPTGPAAPRLRELMEASRRIVGASDLDATQVWLWGQGPQPQLPSFASTHGVEAGMVTAVDLVRGLGVLTDMDVVEVPGATGWYDTDYEAKRDAALAGLEAGADLFVIHVEATDEAGHAGDVEEKVKALEAWDRRILADLVEGLDAMGPWRLLLLPDHGTPLRTKTHTADPVPYLLVDSAVDGPGGTYTEPGVADLPVVPGHQLLPTLVGATP comes from the coding sequence GTGAAGCACGTGGTCTGCGTCCCTGATGGCTGTGCCGACGAGCCGGTGGAGGCCCTCGGCGGCCGGACGCCGCTGGAGGCCGCCTCCACCCCGGTGCTCGACGCGCTGGCGGCCCGGGGCCGGGTGGGGCGGGCCGCGGTGATCCCCGAGGGCATGCCGCCCGGCAGCGACGTCGGCAACATGAGCATCCTCGGCTACGACCCGGGGGTGCACCACACCGGCCGGGCCCCGATCGAGGCCGCCGCCCTGGGGCTGCGCCTGCGCACCGACCAGGTCGCCTACCGCTGCAACCTCGTCACCCTGGCCGACGACGGCTCGCCCGACGGGGCGATGGCCGACTTCGCCGGCGGGCACCCCTCCACCGAGGCCGCGGCCGAGGTGATCCGGGCCCTCGACGCCGAGCTGGGTGGCGACGGCATCGCCTTCCACCCCGGTGTCCAGTACCGCCACATCGTGGTCGCGCCCGACGAGCTGGCCGCCGCCGACTGCGTGCCGCCCCACGACCTCTCCGACAAGCCCGCGGTGTGGCCCACCGGGCCGGCCGCCCCCCGCCTGCGGGAGCTGATGGAGGCCAGCCGGCGCATCGTCGGGGCCTCCGACCTGGACGCCACCCAGGTGTGGCTGTGGGGGCAGGGCCCGCAGCCGCAGCTGCCGTCGTTCGCCTCCACCCACGGCGTCGAGGCCGGCATGGTCACCGCCGTCGACCTGGTGCGCGGCCTCGGCGTGCTCACCGACATGGACGTGGTCGAGGTCCCCGGCGCCACCGGCTGGTACGACACCGACTACGAGGCCAAGCGCGACGCCGCCCTCGCCGGCCTGGAGGCCGGGGCCGACCTCTTCGTCATCCACGTGGAGGCCACCGACGAGGCCGGCCACGCCGGCGACGTGGAGGAGAAGGTCAAGGCCCTCGAGGCCTGGGACCGGCGCATCCTGGCCGACCTGGTCGAGGGCCTCGACGCCATGGGTCCATGGCGCCTCCTGCTCCTGCCCGACCACGGCACGCCGCTGCGGACCAAGACCCACACGGCCGACCCGGTGCCCTACCTGTTGGTCGACTCGGCCGTCGACGGCCCCGGCGGCACCTACACCGAGCCCGGCGTGGCCGACCTCCCCGTCGTCCCCGGCCACCAGCTCCTCCCCACCCTGGTCGGCGCCACCCCCTGA